AAACACAATCGGTTAGAAATCTTGAACCAAATATTCAGTGAGGATTCTTCGATTATCAGTGATCTCTCCACTAAAGTTGATGGAACATTTCCTTTGCCTGGCGATAATGATGAAGAAAGTCACAATGCCTTTTATTATGCTGCGCGCTCAGGAAATACGAAACTTCTTGAAGTTTTAATGAAGAAGTGGCCATtggattatttttcatcacatGCTGAAGAACTGTGTTTTCTTCTGTCAAAAAGCTTGAATGAGttactgttaaaaaatgttgatgTTTCAACCGAAATgaagatatatatacatagttttttgcttgataattattttgagcAAGTCATTCCATCAGATTCAACTGATTATTCTCATGACGATATCCAAGAAAGTTTGTCAGTTATTTTGGAGTATAGTGATTTATATCAAACAATGAACAAAACGAGCGAATCTAAGATCATGCAGGTGTTCTTAGCAAAACAGATTGCactaaaaataatgactttaaaaaaattgctaaaatctACATATGACAGAATTCCTTGGGAAGAAATGGAATTTCACTTAATTTCCTTTATCCGGTATCTGAACAATCAAGGAAGTTACATCAATTGCTTTGTAACAGAGAATGACTTTGtgaaatatcttaataatttttgtgagtGTCTGGTCTATGAAACcaaggaaattaataaaattgacaaGGAAGTGTTAAGTAAGCttcctgaaaaattaaaacgttaTGATGTTGTAACAAGCATCATTTCTAAATATCcgcattttgaagaattttaccaaaattatgagGTAATTCGTGATTATGAATCtctcaatattattaaaaaatatgtggaCGTAGTGACTGAAGTGAACAGTCTTGAAAATAGTGGAAAAACTGTCATCATTAGAGCCTTACAAGTTTTGggagagaattttaaaaatactcttgAATCGCCAAAACT
The Parasteatoda tepidariorum isolate YZ-2023 chromosome 9, CAS_Ptep_4.0, whole genome shotgun sequence genome window above contains:
- the LOC107440010 gene encoding uncharacterized protein, coding for MKKWPLDYFSSHAEELCFLLSKSLNELLLKNVDVSTEMKIYIHSFLLDNYFEQVIPSDSTDYSHDDIQESLSVILEYSDLYQTMNKTSESKIMQVFLAKQIALKIMTLKKLLKSTYDRIPWEEMEFHLISFIRYLNNQGSYINCFVTENDFVKYLNNFCECLVYETKEINKIDKEVLSKLPEKLKRYDVVTSIISKYPHFEEFYQNYEVIRDYESLNIIKKYVDVVTEVNSLENSGKTVIIRALQVLGENFKNTLESPKLSPATNDFLMVFIPNKTNTILKFLRDSFSHGFPLSTFKDIEELYGTEFYTFVQNDVKSLSCAVTSVLQKIKFRTVRTLLERICNCKDIGEYKTFLA